From Natrinema sp. CBA1119:
CAGACTGAGACACATGCACATGCAGGGCAGAAAATCAAGGGAAAGAACAGCCATAGTAAAGTGGTATTACCGGTGAATAATTAGCAGACAAGCAACAGCGGATAGATCACTGGAAGCAGAACCGTGACTGGAACGGAGATGATGTCCACGAGTGACCGCTGCGTAGCGGCCAGCCGTGTGCGGGACATCCAGATACCGGATCTGGATTAACCGCATCTCACTCCATATCACTAGAGGACAAAGCTGTATGGCCAACATAGTTGGGTAGATGCCGAGAGCGACTGATTACACGGAGTTGAACAGAAGAGGAAATCACCCGGCACTTACTCAGGACTCCTCTATCGGTGGCTGATGTCAGAAGAAGTTGTCAGGTAATATCATGTATCCGTATTCTGTAGGGACTCGACATGATGAAAATGAGTTGTCACCATCTCTGCTGGACCACCCTTGAAGCGGGTGAGCCGTCCATATACGGCGATGTATTTCAGGGTGGTTTCGATGACTGATCCCGATAGCGGCCGAATCGGGATATTTGTCGGTATCCTGCTGGTTGCTGCCGCAGCGCTTGTTCTCATTGCAGCCAGTTTGGACATGAACCCGATCACGCTTGCACCGGCCTACATGTTCTCGCCGATGGTCGCTGGCCTCGCAGTCTGCCTGTCCCAGGGTATCCCACTGGCAGATGCCGGACTGCAACGTGGCCGACTCCGATGGCTTGCTGCGGCCGCCGTGGTTGCACTCCCACTCATCGGACTGACCCTCGCGTTCGCACTCGCAATTCCCGGGATAGGCTTTGATCCAACTGCCGACCCGATCCCAGGAGTTGCACTGCCGCCAGGCCTCCTCGGCGTAGCAGTAACGGTCGGACTTGCGCTCGTTCTCGGGGCGACGGTCAACGCAATCTTTGCGTTTGGCGAAGAGTTCGGCTGGCGCGGGTATCTCTTGTGGGAACTCGCGCCCTGGGGCTTCTGGAAGGCGT
This genomic window contains:
- a CDS encoding CPBP family intramembrane glutamic endopeptidase gives rise to the protein MTDPDSGRIGIFVGILLVAAAALVLIAASLDMNPITLAPAYMFSPMVAGLAVCLSQGIPLADAGLQRGRLRWLAAAAVVALPLIGLTLAFALAIPGIGFDPTADPIPGVALPPGLLGVAVTVGLALVLGATVNAIFAFGEEFGWRGYLLWELAPWGFWKASFAIGALWGIWHTPVIVAGYNYPSFPYIGVIAMTIACLSFSPVYTYIVLRARSVLAAAILHGVFNGSAGLVGYCSD